A genomic window from Silene latifolia isolate original U9 population chromosome 11, ASM4854445v1, whole genome shotgun sequence includes:
- the LOC141610978 gene encoding pentatricopeptide repeat-containing protein At3g49710-like, producing MNQTSLNLHHFSQHLKSCITHKNLITGKCLHALYVKSIIPQLTYISNHFIILYSKCRNLTAARNAFGATLYPNVFSYNAIIAAYVKHGRIMIARQLFDEMPEPDLVSYNTLIAAYAERGETRPAFGLFERMREVGIGMDGFSMSSMITGSNDDVLLIRQLHCLGVRGGYDCYTSVNNSLVSYYSKNGFLEEAKRVFREMNGREDEVSWNAMIVAYGQHREGLKAVELFKEMVKRGLYVDMYTLASVLTAFTSLEDRVGGLQFHGQLIKIGFNANPHVGSGLIDLYSKCGGDMFDCRKIFQEIPEPDLVLWNTMISGYSQFDELSEEALTCFRDMLRIGHLPDDCSFVCVISACSNSPSPSHGKQVHCLSLKSDIPSNRIAVNNALVSMYAKSGNLHDARKLFDRMPEHNVVSLNALIDGYSQHGAGNEALHLFNFMLAKDLTPSNITLISVLSACAHTGKVEEGQKYFDSMKRDFGIDPEPEHYSCMIDMLSRAGKLREAEQLIESMPFNPGKIGWASLLGACRKHGNIDLAIKAANQFLQIEPTNPAPYVMLANIYSDAGRWEEVAQVRKLMHDRKLRKKPGCSWIEINKRVHTFVAEDASHPMIKEIYEYLDEVLVKIKGVGYVPDVKWSTINDVGGERDKQWSVAHHSEKLAVAFGLLSTKKGEPILVGKNLRICGDCHNAIKLISAVTSREITVRDTRRFHLFKDGTCSCGDYW from the coding sequence ATGAACCAAACTTCATTGAATCTGCATCATTTTAGCCAACATCTAAAATCATGCATTACCCACAAAAACCTAATTACAGGAAAATGCCTCCATGCACTCTACGTAAAATCCATAATTCCTCAATTAACTTACATTTCCAATCACTTCATCATCCTCTACTCCAAATGCCGCAATCTAACCGCCGCTCGAAACGCATTCGGAGCGACCCTTTACCCAAATGTGTTCTCCTACAATGCCATTATTGCAGCGTATGTGAAGCACGGTCGAATTATGATTGCCCGCCaactgtttgatgaaatgcctgaACCGGACTTGGTATCGTATAATACTCTAATTGCTGCTTATGCGGAACGAGGTGAAACGCGGCCTGCTTTTGGGCTGTTTGAGAGGATGAGGGAAGTGGGTATTGGGATGGATGGGTTTAGTATGTCTTCCATGATTACGGGTTCGAATGATGATGTTTTGTTGATTAGGCAGTTGCACTGTTTGGGTGTTAGAGGTGGGTATGATTGTTACACGTCGGTGAATAATTCGCTTGTGAGTTATTATAGTAAAAATGGGTTCTTGGAGGAGGCGAAGAGGGTGTTTAGGGAAATGAATGGGAGGGAAGATGAGGTTTCTTGGAATGCTATGATTGTTGCGTATGGGCAACATAGGGAAGGATTAAAAGCGGTTGAATTGTTCAAGGAAATGGTTAAGCGGGGTTTGTATGTTGACATGTATACTTTGGCTAGTGTCTTGACTGCGTTTACGAGCTTGGAAGATCGAGTTGGTGGCCTCCAGTTTCATGGTCAGCTAATCAAGATAGGGTTTAACGCGAACCCTCATGTTGGGAGTGGATTGATTGATTTGTATTCGAAATGTGGTGGTGACATGTTTGATTGTAGGAAAATATTTCAGGAAATTCCAGAGCCTGATTTGGTTCTTTGGAACACCATGATCTCTGGATATTCTCAATTTGATGAATTATCAGAGGAGGCGCTTACTTGCTTCAGAGATATGCTACGAATTGGGCATCTGCCTGATGATTGCAGCTTTGTCTGTGTGATTAGCGCATGTTCAAACTCCCCCTCTCCTTCACATGGAAAGCAAGTTCACTGTTTGTCTCTAAAGTCTGATATCCCGTCTAATAGGATTGCGGTCAACAATGCCCTCGTATCAATGTATGCTAAAAGCGGAAATCTTCATGATGCTAGAAAGTTATTTGATAGGATGCCTGAGCATAATGTAGTCTCTTTGAACGCCTTGATCGACGGTTATTCTCAGCATGGTGCCGGAAATGAAGCATTGCATCTTTTTAACTTCATGCTCGCAAAAGATCTAACACCTAGTAATATAACCTTGATTTCTGTGCTTTCAGCTTGTGCTCACACGGGAAAAGTTGAGGAAGGCCAAAAGTATTTTGACTCAATGAAACGTGATTTCGGTATTGATCCTGAACCTGAACACTATTCTTGCATGATTGACATGCTGAGTCGAGCTGGTAAACTGCGTGAAGCAGAGCAGCTTATCGAGTCTATGCCGTTTAACCCCGGTAAAATTGGTTGGGCCTCTTTGCTTGGCGCGTGTAGAAAACATGGTAATATTGATTTAGCTATCAAGGCTGCTAATCAATTTCTTCAGATTGAGCCTACAAATCCTGCTCCTTACGTCATGCTTGCAAATATTTATTCTGATGCCGGAAGATGGGAGGAGGTTGCACAGGTTAGGAAGCTGATGCACGATAGAAAGCTTAGAAAGAAACCAGGGTGTAGTTGGATTGAGATAAACAAAAGGGTTCATACCTTCGTTGCTGAAGATGCTTCACACCCAATGATCAAGGAAATATACGAGTACTTAGATGAGGTATTAGTGAAGATAAAAGGTGTTGGTTATGTGCCTGATGTAAAATGGTCTACAATAAACGATGTTGGAGGAGAAAGGGATAAGCAGTGGAGTGTTGCTCATCATAGTGAGAAACTTGCAGTTGCGTTTGGACTGCTATCGACGAAAAAGGGGGAACCTATACTTGTTGGGAAGAATTTGAGGATATGTGGAGATTGTCACAATGCCATTAAGCTTATTTCTGCTGTCACGAGCAGGGAGATCACTGTCAGAGACACTCGTAGATTTCATTTATTCAAGGATGGAACATGTTCATGTGGGGATTATTGGTAG